The proteins below come from a single Triticum aestivum cultivar Chinese Spring chromosome 5D, IWGSC CS RefSeq v2.1, whole genome shotgun sequence genomic window:
- the LOC123119457 gene encoding protein tesmin/TSO1-like CXC 2 — protein sequence MDTPDRPRAGAAAGFEDSPVFNFINNLSPIPPPKPQDSSHNVHLFKSSDLAPVSSIFASPHVNPPKESKLLIRDDSVQLSQDSNSPNSVRTRLGSAIRLIKCKNIVSENCSFTCHLNQGPMDSSANRSNSTSKLPQTIQFVGDSSECGKNQNADSKKDLARDQESIELEGVLLDHTGPDKIDSSQPGRTVHENQQCEQQKDGFTAYDGDYLITHESSMDMLRLAPPCEADTQLVNETLNADNVFSGNSLLTDGPSGSYINNAAHDPNLYWDGTVEGPTTDYTPQLLPGACQSQSVSNDQICNAVEEPSDHIPIDQSALSQNMRGMRRRCLFNEKAGAVNKAAKKTSDRHSANTTTPRCKTNSGDKPVRTPPCALPGIGLHLNALAPISTDKIVPQAAQSSINQASNFPCAVSSSTSESNIANEDSSQAIVVANADESGQGSPKKKRHKFDDGDGTSCKRCSCKKSKCLKLYCECFHAGVFCSEPCSCQGCLNKPSNMEIVLSTREQIESRNPLAFAPKVIRTSEPGQELGEYSNKTPASARHKRGCNCKKSSCLKKYCECYQGGVGCSISCRCEGCKNAFGRREGLGPLSIEEAKQGNEENSACVKEEKKEDDNNQLVICPAANPVPAENVLTTPSAMDVRPLASRPPSSSKRPRSTTKVLGHPSRLCNSQAPLKTDTLLSPFENYAEIMFGVGTSDSLKGGLSPQTSVKVVSPNKKRVSPPRIGTGLSPICKSGRKLILKSIPSFPSLGGDVNNADTKTTLPAP from the exons atGGACACGCCCGATAggccccgcgccggcgccgccgccggatTCGAG GACTCCCCCGTCTTCAATTTTATCAATAATCTATCTCCTATACCACCTCCTAAACCTCAAGACTCATCACATAATGTGCACCTATTCAAGTCGTCTGACTTGGCTCCTGTTTCTTCAATCTTTGCCTCACCCCATGTCAATCCACCAAAGGAATCTAAACTTCTGATAAG GGATGATTCTGTTCAACTTTCTCAAGATTCAAACTCTCCTAATAGTGTTAGAACTCGATTAGGGAGTGCTATTAGGTTGATCAAATGCAAAAACATTGTTTCGGAGAATTGCAGTTTCACCTGCCACCTAAATCAGGGACCTATGGATTCTTCTGCCAATAGATCAAACTCTACAAGTAAATTGCCTCAAACCATCCAGTTTGTTGGTGACAGTTCAGAATGTGGTAAGAATCAAAATGCTGATAGTAAAAAAGATCTTGCTAGAGATCAGGAGAGCATAGAACTAGAAGGCGTCCTCCTTGATCACACTGGCCCAGATAAAATCGACTCATCACAACCTGGAAGAACCGTTCATGAAAACCAACAATGTGAACAACAAAAGGATGGATTTACAGCATATGATGGGGATTACTTGATTACACATGAATCAAGTATGGATATGCTGAGATTAGCCCCACCATGTGAGGCAGATACACAGTTAGTGAATGAGACACTAAACGCTGATAATGTGTTCTCTGGCAATTCCTTGCTGACCGATGGGCCAAGTGGCTCTTACATCAACAATGCTGCACATGATCCAAATCTTTACTGGGATGGAACGGTTGAAGGGCCCACGACAGATTATACCCCCCAATTGCTCCCTGGTGCTTGTCAAAGTCAGTCAGTGTCAAATGATCAAATCTGTAATGCAGTTGAAGAGCCCAGTGATCACATACCAATCGACCAAAGT GCCTTGTCACAGAATATGCGTGGTATGCGCAGGCGTTGCCTTTTTAATGAAAAGGCTGGGGCTGTTAACAAAGCTGCCAAGAAGACCTCGGATCGCCATTCTGCAAATACAACTACCCCCAGATGCAAAACTAATTCTGGTGATAAGCCTGTGAGAACCCCTCCATGTGCATTGCCTGGTATTGGCTTGCATCTGAATGCCCTTGCCCCAATATCAACAGACAAAATAGTCCCCCAAGCTGCTCAATCTTCCATAAATCAAGCCAGCAACTTCCCCTGTGCTGTCAGTTCTTCAACATCTGAATCAAATATTGCAAATGAAGATTCCTCTCAGGCAATCGTGGTTGCAAATGCTGATGAGTCTGGTCAGGGCAGTCCCAAGAAGAAAAG ACACAAGTTTGATGATGGTGATGGGACTTCATGCAAGCGTTGTAGCTGTAAGAAGTCAAAATGCTTGAAACT TTACTGTGAGTGTTTTCATGCTGGAGTCTTCTGTTCAGAACCCTGTTCATGTCAAGGCTGTCTTAATAAGCCTAGCAACATGGAGATAGTTCTATCTACTCGAGAGCAGATTGAATCTCGTAATCCACTAGCATTTGCTCCTAAAGTGATTCGCACATCTGAGCCTGGTCAGGAATTAGGG GAGTACTCTAACAAAACTCCTGCCTCGGCTCGTCACAAAAGGGGCTGCAACTGTAAGAAGTCATCGTGTCTAAAAAAGTACTGCGAATGCTATCAG GGTGGCGTGGGATGCTCCATAAGTTGCAGATGCGAGGGATGCAAGAATGCTTTTGGTAGAAGGGAGG GACTCGGACCGTTAAGCATTGAGGAAGCTAAGCAGGGAAATGAGGAAAATAGTGCTTGTGTGaaggaagaaaaaaaggaagatgaTAATAATCAGCTCGTTATCTGCCCAGCTGCTAATCCAGTTCCTGCTGAGAATGTACTGACAACACCTTCAGCTATGGATGTCAG ACCCTTGGCTTCTCGTCCACCTTCAAGCTCTAAGAGGCCACGGTCTACGACAAAGGTCCTCGGACATCCTTCTCGACTATGCAACTCTCAAGCTCCTCTGAAGACGGACACTCTGCTCTCCCCATTTGAAAACTATGCAGAAATTATGTTTGGGGTGGGTACATCAGATAGCCTAAAAGGAGGGTTATCTCCTCAAACTTCTGTCAAGGTCGTGTCACCGAATAAAAAGAGGGTATCTCCCCCGCGCATTGGTACTGGGTTGTCTCCAATTTGCAAGAGTGGCAGGAAGTTGATCCTGAAATCCATCCCTTCATTCCCTTCTCTCGGTGGTGATGTAAATAACGCGGATACCAAGACCACCTTGCCAGCTCCTTGA